TACAGTGTTGTGGTTAACAACCTGGCGACCGGCTCGAAAGTGGCCAGTGCATCGTTTGCCGGCGGTGCGGCCAGTGCCATTCCGAGTGGTACCCTGAAAATCAGTCAGAATGGCACTGATTACAACGTCACGATTCCTGCCAATGCCACGTTGCAGAGCACTCGGGACGCTATCAACACCCAGCAGGGCACCAATGGTATTTCTGCCAACATCGTGACTGACAGCACGGGCGCGTCGCGTCTGGTGATCAGCTCGAACAAGACGGGCGCCGGCTCCGACCTTTCGACCAGCGGCATCGCCGGTCTGGCAATCGATGGCACCAAAGTGATGTCGTCGACACCGGCTGCCGGTGATTCGGGTTCTGTGGGTTCTGTCGCAATGGACGCCAAGCTGACCATCGACGGTCTGACCGTGACCAGCAAGAGCAACACCGTGACCGGCGCCGTGAGCGGCCTGACCATGAACCTGGTCGAAGCCAGTCCCACCGCGGTGAAAGTGACTGTCGACACCAACACCAAGGGTCTGCAGTCCTCGGTCCAGGCATTCGTCGATGCCTTTAACACGCTGAAGACCACCATCGACACGCTGTCCAAGGCGACGCCGGACGAAGATGGCAGGCTGACGGTGCAAGCGGCGTTTACCGGCGACTCCATGCCGCGCACGCTGCTTGCCGATCTTCGCGCTCAGTTGACCACTTCGTCACCAGGCGATCTGTCTGTGTTGTCGCAGATCGGCGTTCTGACCGATCGTGACACTGGCAAGTTGACGCTGGACAGCGCGGCGTTCACCAAAGCCATGGCTCAGCCGGGCATGACTGGCCAGGTTCAGCAACTGTTCTCCGGAACCAACGATACCAATGGTCTGCTGGCGCGGATGAGCAAGGCGGTCGACCCGTATCTCAAAGCTTCTGCCGATGGTAAGTCCACCAGCGGTTTGCTGGATCAGCGTCTGACCATTCTGACCAACAACACGCGCACCCTTACCAACCAGCAGTTGGCGCTGGATCTGCGTGTTGCCAACCTGACCAAGACGTTGACCGCGAAATACAACGCCATGGATTTGCTGGTAGGGCAGATGAAGGCGACGGCGAGCAACATCACGTCGTTCTTCAGCTCGCTGAACGCTCAGCAGTCCGCGAAGTAAGCTGCAATTGCGACAAAAACCCGGCTACGCTTTATCGGCGTGCGCCGGGTTTTTGTCTTTTGATCTAAAGTTTTCCGATTCGTTGGCGATACACTGGTTATACGAGTCATTGTGGCAATGAGGTAGAACATGAACCCAATGTTAGCCCTTCGGCAATATCAGAAAGTCGGCGCTCACGCGCAGACGTCCGAAGCGAGCCCGCACCGCCTGGTGCAAATGTTGATGGAAGGTGGTCTTTCCCGTATCGCTCAGGCCAAAGGCGCCATCGAGCGCAAGGATGTGCCTGCCAAGTGCACTGCCATCAGCAAGGCGATTGGCATCGTCAGCGGTCTTCGCGAAGGCCTGGATCTGGAAAACAGCGCGGACACGCTGGCGGATCTGGACGGGTTGTATATCTACATGATGAAGCGTCTCGCCGAGGCGAACATCAGCAGTGATCCACGCATTCTCGATGAGGTTGCAGGCCTGCTGAGTACGGTAAAAGAAGGCTGGGACGCCATTGCGCCCGTGCCGGCGCCGCAGTTCTGAAGGAGATCACCATGAGTCTTGTATTGCAGCGAATCGCCGATACCCGTGAAGCATTGGTCGGAGCGTTGGCCGAGCGAAACTGGGAAGCCATCGGCGAACTGGATCTGGCTTGCCGTTCCTGCATGGAAGACGTCATGGCTGAAGCTTCGCTGGATGAAGTCGCATTGCGCGACAATCTTGAAGAGCTGCTCCACGTATACAAAGATCTGCTCGAAGTGGCGATGGGGGAGCGGCAGGCAATAGCCAATGAAATGTCGCAGATCACCCAAGCGCAAAACGCGGCAAAGGTTTACCATCTGTTTGGTTGATTAACCGTCAGTTAAACCAGAGATGTGCGCCATAAATTTGACTGTGCACGGTTTTTTGACTTAACTAGTGGCTATTATCAGGTTTAGGGCGTCTACAGGCACATGGTGTCCTGCAAGCGTCTCGCTTGCCCCTAATTTTCGGGCATTGAGTTGACTAGGGAAGTTGCTATTGCATGTGGCGTGAAACCAAAATTCTGCTGATCGATGACGATAGCGTCCGCCGCCGCGACCTGGCGGTGATTTTAAATTTTCTTGGCGAAGAAAATTTACCCTGCGGCAGCCATGACTGGCAGCAGGCAGTCGGCTCTTTGTCGTCTAGTCGTGAGGTCATCTGTGTACTGATCGGGACGGTCAATGCTCTTGGTGCACTTTTGGGCTTGCTAAAGACACTCTCAACCTGGGATGAGTTCCTTCCGGTTTTGTTAATGGGCGATAATTCTTCCGTTGACTTGCCTGAAGACCAACGTCGTCGAGTGCTTTCGACCCTCGAGATGCCGCCCAGCTACAGCAAATTGCTTGACTCACTGCACCGTGCCCAGGTCTATCGCGAGATGTATGACCAGGCCCGCGAGCGCGGCCGTCATCGCGAACCCAACCTGTTCCGCAGCCTCGTCGGCACCAGTCGTGCGATCCAGCACGTGCGTCAGATGATGCAGCAAGTGGCCGACACCGACGCCAGCGTGCTGATCCTTGGCGAGTCCGGCACCGGCAAGGAAGTGGTCGCCCGCAACCTGCATTACCATTCCAAGCGCCGCGACGGGCCATTCGTGCCCGTCAACTGCGGGGCGATCCCCGCGGAACTGCTCGAGAGTGAATTGTTCGGCCATGAAAAAGGCGCCTTCACCGGAGCAATCACCAGCCGTGCCGGGCGCTTTGAGCTGGCCAACGGCGGCACGCTGTTTCTCGACGAAATCGGCGACATGCCACTGCCAATGCAGGTCAAGCTGCTGCGCGTTCTGCAGGAACGTACGTTCGAGCGTGTGGGCAGCAACAAGACCCAGAGCGTCGACGTGCGCATCATCGCTGCAACGCACAAGAATCTCGAAAGCATGATCGAGATCGGCACCTTCCGCGAAGACCTTTACTATCGCCTGAACGTGTTCCCGATCGAGATGGCGCCGTTGCGTGAGCGCGTCGAAGATATTCCGTTGCTGATGAACGAGCTGATCTCGCGCATGGAGCACGAGAAGCGCGGTTCGATCCGCTTCAACTCCGCCGCCATCATGTCGCTGTGCCGTCACGGCTGGCCTGGCAACGTTCGCGAGTTGGCCAACCTGGTCGAGCGCATGGCGATCATGCATCCGTACGGGGTGATCGGCGTGGTCGAGTTGCCGAAGAAATTCCGCTACGTCGATGACGAAGACGAGCAAATGGTCGACAGCCTGCGCAGCGATCTGGAAGAGCGCGTGGCAATCAACGGCCACACGCCGGACTTCAGCGCCAATGCACTGCTGCCGCCGGAAGGCCTGGACCTCAAGGATTATCTCGGTGGTCTGGAGCAGGGCTTGATTCAGCAGGCGCTCGACGACGCCAATGGCATCGTGGCGCGTGCTGCCGAACGGCTGCGCATTCGTCGCACCACGCTGGTGGAGAAGATGCGCAAATACGGCATGAGCCGGCGCGAAGGTGATGAACAGGCGGATGATTGACGCCTGTTTTTCAATTCCTTCATTTATAAGCGATTTTTTTTAGGCACGGGTATTGCTACATCCCTCGCAACGTTCCGTTTCACTGACGGTCAGCCAAGCGAGAGAGCACAATGCCCCAAGCCGCCCAGATCTCTTCTGCCTCCAATATCGTGGGGCAACCCTCGTCCGTAGAGCAGGCAAGCCGTCAGGGACTTGAGCACGCGTTCCAGCTGTTCAACCAGATGTCGAGCCAGTTGACCGACTCCTACAGCATGTTGGAAGCGCGGGTCACCGAGCTCAAGGGTGAACTGGCCGTGGTCAGTGCCCAGCGCATGCAGGAACTCGCGGAAAAAGAGCGCTTGGCCAATCGGCTGCAAAACCTCCTCGACCTGTTGCCCGGCGGCGTAATCGTCATCGACGGCCACGGCCTGGTGCGCGAAGCCAATCCCGCTGCCATCGACTTGCTGGGCTCGCCGCTGGAAGGTGAGCTGTGGCGCCACGTGATTGCGCGCTGCTTCGCTCCGCGCGAAGACGATGGTCACGAAATTTCCTTGAAAAACGGTCGACGCCTGTCGATTTCCACTCGCTCGCTGGATGCCGAGCCGGGGCAGTTGGTGCTGCTTAACGATTTGACTGAAACCCGTCATCTGCAGGATCAACTGGCGCGGCACGAGCGTTTGTCGTCGTTAGGGCGCATGGTCGCCTCGCTCGCCCACCAGATTCGCACGCCGCTGTCCGCCGCGTTGCTCTACGCCAGTCATTTGACTGAGCAGCAATTACCGGTCGACACCCAGCAGCGCTTCGCCGGCCGCCTGAAAGAACGGCTGCACGAACTCGAGCATCAGGTGCGCGACATGCTGGTGTTTGCCCGTGGCGAGCTGCCGCTGACCGATCGCATTACTCCCAACGCTTTGATGCAAGCGCTGCAAGCGGCGGCGCTCACTCATGTGCAGGATCTGCCGATTCGCTGGCAATGCGACAGCCATGACGGTGAGTTGCTGTGCAATCGCGACACGCTGGTCGGAGCGCTGCTGAACCTGATCGAGAACGCGATTCAGGCCAGTGGCGGTAACGCGCGCCTGAAAGTGCATTGCTATACACGTGATCACACTCTGCGCCTGTGCATCAGCGACAGCGGCAGCGGCATCGAGCCCGCAGTGTTGGCGCGGTTGGGCGAGCCATTCTTTACCACCAAAGTGACAGGCACCGGCCTCGGCCTGACCGTTGTCCAAGCGGTTGCACGGGCGCATCAAGGAGAATTGCAGTTGCGCTCGCGAGTCGGGCGCGGCACCTGTGCGCAAGTGACCCTGCCGCTGTTTTCCGCTGTCCAGGGAGCTGAGTGAACGTCATGGGCATCAAGGTGTTGCTGGTCGAAGATGACCGTTCATTGCGCGAAGCACTGGCCGATACGCTGCTGCTCGCCGGCCATGATTATCAAGCGGTCGGCAGCGCGGAAGAAGCGCTGACGGCGGTGGCCCGCGAAGCGTTCAGTCTGGTAGTCAGCGACGTCAACATGCCTGGAATGGATGGGCATCAACTGCTCGCACTGTTGCGCGCGCGTCAGCCGCAGTTGCCGGTGTTGCTGATGACTGCGCATGGCGCCGTCGAACGCGCGGTCGATGCGATGCGCCAAGGGGCGGCGGATTATCTGGTCAAACCGTTTGAACCCAAGGCACTGCTGGATCTGGTGGCGCGGCATGCGCTGGGCCGGATCGGCGCCAGCGACACCGAAGGTCCGATAGCGGTGGAACCTGCCAGTGTGCAGTTGCTCGACCTTGCCACACGCGTTGCGCGCAGCGATTCGACGGTATTGATTTCTGGCGAATCCGGCACGGGCAAGGAAGTGCTCGCGCGCTACATTCATCAGCAATCGCCCCGTGTCGATCAGCCGTTCGTTGCAATCAACTGTGCAGCGATCCCGGACAACATGCTTGAAGCGACGTTATTCGGCCACGAGAAGGGCTCGTTCACGGGGGCCATCGCTGCGCAGGCCGGCAAGTTCGAGCAGGCAGATGGCGGCACCATTCTGCTCGATGAAATTTCCGAAATGCCCTTGGGTCTGCAAGCCAAGCTTCTGCGTGTTTTGCAGGAGCGTGAGGTTGAGCGAGTGGGCGCGCGCAAGCCGATCAGCCTGGACATTCGCGTGGTCGCGACCACCAACCGCGATCTGGCCGGCGAAGTCGCGGCGGGGCGCTTTCGGGAAGACCTGTTTTACCGCTTGTCGGTTTTCCCCCTGGCGTGGCGTCCACTTCGCGAGCGCACTGCCGATATCCTGCCGCTGGCCGAAAAGTTGTTGGCCAAGCACGTCAATAAAATGAAGCACGCGGCGGCGAAACTGTCGCCTGAAGCGCAGGCGTGCCTGACCGCTTACCCGTGGCCGGGCAATGTGCGTGAGCTGGACAACGCAATTCAGCGCGCGCTGATTCTGCAGCAGGGCGGTTTGATCCAGCCGCAGGATTTCTGTCTCGCCGGTTCGGTGACATTTGCTGCGTTGCCAATCCCAGCGCCGTCGTCAGCCGTGATTCGTGAAGTCGAAATCGACGTGGATTCGGCCGGCGCATTGGGCGATGACCTGCGCCGCCGGGAGTTTCAGATGATCATTGATACCTTGCGCGCCGAACGTGGCCGCCGCAAGGAAGCGGCCGAAAAGCTCGGCATCAGCCCGCGGACCTTGCGCTACAAACTGGCGCAAATGCGTGATGCGGGAATGGACGTCGAAGGCTATTTGTTCGCGACGTAACCTGTAACGCCATACATCCAGAATGCTTTTCTGAAGGGGTGCCCATGAGATGGCACCCTTGTTGCTAATACCTGTGTATCCGCCGAGTGAGTGTCAAAAAAATGCGGGCCGCCCAAGAGAGTAGACCATGAGCCAAGGTATTGAATTTAATCGGTTGATGATGGACATGCAGGCCATGAAAGTGGATGCCATGTCTGCGCGCAAATCGACTGCCGCTGTCCCTGAAATCGCTGGCAGCAGCTTTTCCGACATGCTCGGTCAGGCCATCAATAAAGTCAGCGATACCCAGCAGGCGTCGACTCAACTGGCCAACGCATTCGAGATCGGCAAGAGCGGTGTCGACCTGACCGACGTGATGATTGCGTCGCAGAAAGCCAGCGTGTCGTTCCAGGCTCTGACCCAGGTGCGCAACAAGCTGGTTCAGGCTTATCAAGACATCATGCAGATGCCGGTTTAAGGGCGAAATAAGTCATGGCAGAAGCAGTCGCTGATAACGTTCCGGCCAAGGCCACCCCGATCGACGGCAAACCGCCGCTGTTCGGCCTGTCCTTTCTGGAAAATCTTTCCCAGATGACCGTGCTGCGTCAGGTCGGCCTGTTGGTCGGTCTGGCGGCGAGCGTGGCGATTGGCTTTGCCGTGGTGCTGTGGTCGCAGCAGCCGGATTACCGTCCGTTGTACGGCAGCCTTGCCGGCCTGGACGCCAAGCAAGTCATGGAGACTTTGGCCGCCGCGGATATTCCATACAACGTCGAACCGAACTCTGGCGCCTTGCTGGTCAAGGCCGATGACCTGTCCCGTGCGCGTCTCAAGCTCGCGGCCGCTGGTGTCACTCCCAGCGATGGCAACATCGGTTTTGAAATCCTCGACAAGGAACAGGGTCTGGGCACCAGCCAGTTCATGGAAGCGACCCGTTATCGTCGCGGCCTCGAAGGCGAACTGGCGCGCACCATTTCCAGC
This window of the Pseudomonas fluorescens genome carries:
- a CDS encoding sigma-54 dependent transcriptional regulator, with product MWRETKILLIDDDSVRRRDLAVILNFLGEENLPCGSHDWQQAVGSLSSSREVICVLIGTVNALGALLGLLKTLSTWDEFLPVLLMGDNSSVDLPEDQRRRVLSTLEMPPSYSKLLDSLHRAQVYREMYDQARERGRHREPNLFRSLVGTSRAIQHVRQMMQQVADTDASVLILGESGTGKEVVARNLHYHSKRRDGPFVPVNCGAIPAELLESELFGHEKGAFTGAITSRAGRFELANGGTLFLDEIGDMPLPMQVKLLRVLQERTFERVGSNKTQSVDVRIIAATHKNLESMIEIGTFREDLYYRLNVFPIEMAPLRERVEDIPLLMNELISRMEHEKRGSIRFNSAAIMSLCRHGWPGNVRELANLVERMAIMHPYGVIGVVELPKKFRYVDDEDEQMVDSLRSDLEERVAINGHTPDFSANALLPPEGLDLKDYLGGLEQGLIQQALDDANGIVARAAERLRIRRTTLVEKMRKYGMSRREGDEQADD
- the fliS gene encoding flagellar export chaperone FliS, whose amino-acid sequence is MNPMLALRQYQKVGAHAQTSEASPHRLVQMLMEGGLSRIAQAKGAIERKDVPAKCTAISKAIGIVSGLREGLDLENSADTLADLDGLYIYMMKRLAEANISSDPRILDEVAGLLSTVKEGWDAIAPVPAPQF
- the fliE gene encoding flagellar hook-basal body complex protein FliE, which encodes MSQGIEFNRLMMDMQAMKVDAMSARKSTAAVPEIAGSSFSDMLGQAINKVSDTQQASTQLANAFEIGKSGVDLTDVMIASQKASVSFQALTQVRNKLVQAYQDIMQMPV
- a CDS encoding flagellar protein FliT — protein: MSLVLQRIADTREALVGALAERNWEAIGELDLACRSCMEDVMAEASLDEVALRDNLEELLHVYKDLLEVAMGERQAIANEMSQITQAQNAAKVYHLFG
- a CDS encoding sensor histidine kinase, coding for MPQAAQISSASNIVGQPSSVEQASRQGLEHAFQLFNQMSSQLTDSYSMLEARVTELKGELAVVSAQRMQELAEKERLANRLQNLLDLLPGGVIVIDGHGLVREANPAAIDLLGSPLEGELWRHVIARCFAPREDDGHEISLKNGRRLSISTRSLDAEPGQLVLLNDLTETRHLQDQLARHERLSSLGRMVASLAHQIRTPLSAALLYASHLTEQQLPVDTQQRFAGRLKERLHELEHQVRDMLVFARGELPLTDRITPNALMQALQAAALTHVQDLPIRWQCDSHDGELLCNRDTLVGALLNLIENAIQASGGNARLKVHCYTRDHTLRLCISDSGSGIEPAVLARLGEPFFTTKVTGTGLGLTVVQAVARAHQGELQLRSRVGRGTCAQVTLPLFSAVQGAE
- a CDS encoding sigma-54-dependent transcriptional regulator translates to MGIKVLLVEDDRSLREALADTLLLAGHDYQAVGSAEEALTAVAREAFSLVVSDVNMPGMDGHQLLALLRARQPQLPVLLMTAHGAVERAVDAMRQGAADYLVKPFEPKALLDLVARHALGRIGASDTEGPIAVEPASVQLLDLATRVARSDSTVLISGESGTGKEVLARYIHQQSPRVDQPFVAINCAAIPDNMLEATLFGHEKGSFTGAIAAQAGKFEQADGGTILLDEISEMPLGLQAKLLRVLQEREVERVGARKPISLDIRVVATTNRDLAGEVAAGRFREDLFYRLSVFPLAWRPLRERTADILPLAEKLLAKHVNKMKHAAAKLSPEAQACLTAYPWPGNVRELDNAIQRALILQQGGLIQPQDFCLAGSVTFAALPIPAPSSAVIREVEIDVDSAGALGDDLRRREFQMIIDTLRAERGRRKEAAEKLGISPRTLRYKLAQMRDAGMDVEGYLFAT
- the fliD gene encoding flagellar filament capping protein FliD — protein: MASPILPGSGLGSGLDIGAIVTALVNADKSAKQTQIDSATKTNTLKISGIGTLKSALAAYQKAMTDLGSKTNPAFAGYTATSGTPATLTATSDNTAVSGTYSVVVNNLATGSKVASASFAGGAASAIPSGTLKISQNGTDYNVTIPANATLQSTRDAINTQQGTNGISANIVTDSTGASRLVISSNKTGAGSDLSTSGIAGLAIDGTKVMSSTPAAGDSGSVGSVAMDAKLTIDGLTVTSKSNTVTGAVSGLTMNLVEASPTAVKVTVDTNTKGLQSSVQAFVDAFNTLKTTIDTLSKATPDEDGRLTVQAAFTGDSMPRTLLADLRAQLTTSSPGDLSVLSQIGVLTDRDTGKLTLDSAAFTKAMAQPGMTGQVQQLFSGTNDTNGLLARMSKAVDPYLKASADGKSTSGLLDQRLTILTNNTRTLTNQQLALDLRVANLTKTLTAKYNAMDLLVGQMKATASNITSFFSSLNAQQSAK